The proteins below are encoded in one region of Deinococcus metalli:
- a CDS encoding ABC transporter permease: MTPTDLWRLAWRGLTRRRVRTLLTALGITVAVASMVIFLSLGEGIRKVFTQQLGGIGPDIQVSLTPLSQGMALHPNLPSKTAQDITALSGELGIQTVTPVIMAVRGGLDVTQSVVLYGLPAAQGIAAVFPNAAVAQGRALQAQDEGLGVAVAGAKAAQNLRLKIGSTLNLNRRSRVKVEGILAPESGLVDNFIFLPLGTLQRSEGAEDRVSLVAVKLDDPRQARTVATALAKKLDLEAATQSDFLSFLDRALKISDAVRFGISLIALVVGGLAVANTVMMGVYERIREFGTLRAIGARPGFVRALVLSESLLLSLVGGVGGVLLGLVGIWVVNLYTQQLAGIDAAALTPRLTLLALGISLLLGLLSGLLPARAASRLNITDALGRV; this comes from the coding sequence GTGACCCCGACCGACCTGTGGCGACTCGCGTGGCGCGGCCTGACCCGCCGGCGCGTCCGCACCCTCCTGACCGCCCTCGGGATCACCGTGGCGGTCGCCAGCATGGTGATCTTCCTGTCGCTCGGCGAGGGCATCCGCAAGGTGTTCACGCAGCAGCTCGGCGGCATCGGCCCGGACATCCAGGTGAGCCTCACGCCGCTGTCGCAGGGCATGGCGCTGCACCCCAACCTGCCCAGCAAGACCGCACAGGACATCACTGCGCTGTCCGGGGAACTCGGGATCCAGACGGTCACGCCCGTGATCATGGCCGTACGGGGTGGGCTGGACGTCACGCAGAGCGTCGTGCTGTACGGCCTGCCCGCCGCGCAGGGCATCGCGGCGGTGTTTCCGAACGCCGCGGTCGCGCAGGGCCGGGCGCTGCAGGCCCAGGACGAGGGCCTGGGCGTGGCGGTGGCGGGTGCCAAGGCCGCGCAGAACCTGCGCCTCAAGATCGGCAGCACCCTCAACCTCAACCGCCGCAGCCGCGTGAAGGTCGAGGGTATCCTCGCGCCGGAATCCGGGCTGGTGGACAACTTCATCTTTTTGCCGCTGGGCACCTTGCAGCGCAGCGAGGGCGCCGAGGACCGCGTGTCGCTGGTCGCCGTGAAGCTGGACGATCCGCGGCAGGCCCGCACGGTCGCCACCGCCCTCGCAAAGAAACTCGATCTGGAGGCCGCCACGCAGTCGGATTTCCTGAGTTTCCTTGACCGCGCCCTGAAGATCAGCGACGCCGTGCGCTTCGGCATCTCGCTGATCGCCCTGGTCGTGGGCGGGCTGGCGGTCGCCAACACCGTGATGATGGGCGTGTACGAACGCATCCGCGAGTTCGGCACGCTGCGGGCCATCGGCGCGCGGCCCGGCTTCGTGCGTGCGCTGGTGCTCAGCGAATCGCTGCTGCTGTCGCTGGTCGGTGGGGTCGGCGGGGTGCTGCTGGGCCTGGTCGGCATCTGGGTCGTGAACCTCTACACCCAGCAGCTCGCCGGAATCGACGCCGCCGCCCTGACGCCGCGCCTGACACTGCTCGCGCTGGGCATCAGCCTGTTGCTGGGGCTCCTCTCGGGCCTGCTGCCCGCCCGCGCCGCCAGCCGCCTGAACATCACCGACGCCCTGGGGAGGGTCTGA
- a CDS encoding glucodextranase DOMON-like domain-containing protein has product MLSLLAAAMLTIPDPAGDARGDGGYILPTRPALSQDALDIRSFSAQPQPQSSGLRVTVTFGQMGNPWNAPSGYSAGVTDIFVKTGFGGQTTLADTGLRVRGSGGWQYHLRVTGFTTTLEGLAEDGSGLRRLAAPQMRVSGTSVVIDAAIPPGSYAYWVTNSVYSPLSADGVLRPTRSGGPTALQAGRADSPVPVDVLAPPGDRGAYTDHTVAPLGETRGAATLILAGVGALGLLITLGATIAVWRRSR; this is encoded by the coding sequence GTGCTGTCGCTGCTCGCCGCTGCCATGCTCACCATCCCGGACCCGGCCGGTGACGCCCGCGGGGACGGCGGATACATCCTGCCGACCCGCCCCGCCCTGAGCCAGGATGCCCTGGACATCCGCTCGTTCAGCGCGCAGCCCCAGCCCCAGAGCAGCGGTCTGCGCGTGACCGTCACCTTCGGCCAGATGGGCAATCCGTGGAACGCGCCCAGCGGCTACTCGGCCGGCGTGACCGACATCTTTGTGAAGACCGGCTTCGGCGGGCAGACCACGCTGGCCGACACCGGCCTGCGGGTGCGCGGCTCCGGCGGGTGGCAGTACCACCTGCGCGTCACGGGCTTCACCACCACGCTCGAGGGCCTCGCGGAGGACGGCAGCGGCCTGCGCCGGCTCGCTGCGCCGCAGATGCGGGTGTCCGGCACCAGCGTGGTGATCGACGCGGCCATTCCCCCCGGGTCGTACGCGTACTGGGTCACGAACTCGGTGTACTCGCCGCTGTCGGCCGACGGCGTGCTGCGGCCCACCCGCAGCGGCGGCCCGACCGCGCTCCAGGCGGGCCGCGCCGACTCGCCCGTGCCGGTGGACGTGCTCGCCCCGCCGGGCGACCGCGGCGCGTACACGGACCACACCGTGGCCCCGCTGGGCGAGACGCGCGGCGCCGCCACGCTGATCCTGGCGGGCGTGGGCGCGCTGGGCCTGCTGATCACGCTGGGCGCGACCATCGCCGTGTGGCGCCGCTCCCGGTGA
- the proB gene encoding glutamate 5-kinase: MRVVLKVGTSVLTAGTDRLHRPRMVDLMRGLAAVRAAGHEAVLVTSGAVIAGWEALGFPPRDRTVAEKQLLAAVGQGRLMHQYAQLADIYGLTVAQVLLIADDFRDRTRYLNARTALDTCLARGVMPVINENDAIALEQLKVGDNDTLSAFVANLVEADLLVILTDAPGLYTADPRTHPHATLIPVVERVTPEIWALAGGAGSHRGTGGMHTKIQAAEIATRAGTPVVIAPGDAPDALLRIVQGDALGTRFVAAVSRLEARKRWILAEVAAGRVVLDDGAARAVRERGGSLLPAGIRAVEGRFDRGHTVRLVSADGQEIARGLSRYAAADLARIAGRHSRDIEDVLGFTYGPEAVHRDDLVRL, translated from the coding sequence ATGCGGGTGGTTCTCAAGGTGGGCACGAGCGTCCTCACGGCCGGCACGGACCGGCTGCACCGTCCCCGGATGGTGGACCTGATGCGCGGCCTCGCGGCGGTGCGCGCCGCCGGGCACGAGGCGGTGCTGGTGACCAGCGGCGCGGTGATCGCCGGCTGGGAGGCGCTGGGCTTCCCCCCACGCGACCGCACCGTGGCCGAAAAGCAGCTGCTGGCGGCTGTCGGTCAGGGCCGGCTGATGCACCAGTACGCGCAGCTGGCCGACATCTACGGCCTGACAGTCGCGCAGGTGCTGCTGATCGCGGACGACTTCCGCGACCGCACCCGCTACCTCAACGCCCGCACCGCCCTGGACACCTGCCTGGCACGCGGCGTGATGCCGGTCATCAACGAGAACGACGCCATCGCGCTCGAGCAGCTCAAGGTGGGCGACAACGACACGCTGTCGGCCTTCGTGGCGAACCTCGTCGAGGCGGACCTGCTGGTGATCCTGACCGACGCGCCCGGCCTGTACACCGCCGACCCGCGCACCCATCCGCACGCCACGCTGATCCCGGTGGTGGAGCGCGTCACGCCGGAGATCTGGGCACTGGCGGGCGGCGCGGGCTCGCACCGCGGCACCGGCGGCATGCACACCAAGATCCAGGCGGCCGAGATCGCCACCCGCGCGGGCACGCCCGTCGTGATCGCCCCGGGCGACGCGCCGGACGCCCTGCTGCGGATCGTGCAGGGCGACGCGCTCGGCACGCGCTTCGTGGCGGCCGTCTCGCGCCTGGAAGCGCGCAAGCGCTGGATCCTGGCGGAGGTCGCTGCCGGGCGCGTGGTGCTGGACGACGGCGCGGCCCGCGCGGTGCGCGAACGCGGCGGCAGCCTGCTCCCGGCGGGCATCCGCGCCGTCGAGGGCCGCTTCGACCGGGGGCACACGGTCCGGCTGGTCTCCGCCGATGGGCAGGAAATTGCGCGCGGCCTGAGCCGCTACGCGGCCGCGGACCTCGCGCGCATCGCCGGGCGGCACTCGCGCGACATCGAGGACGTGCTGGGCTTCACGTACGGCCCGGAGGCCGTGCACCGCGACGACCTCGTGCGTCTGTAG
- the rpmF gene encoding 50S ribosomal protein L32: MAKHPVPKKKTSKSKRDMRRSHHALTAPNLSECPHCHAKKLSHHICPSCGYYDGRQVLAV; the protein is encoded by the coding sequence ATGGCGAAGCACCCCGTTCCCAAGAAGAAGACCAGCAAGAGCAAGCGCGACATGCGCCGCAGCCACCACGCGCTGACCGCCCCCAACCTCAGCGAGTGCCCCCACTGCCACGCGAAGAAGCTCTCGCACCACATCTGCCCCAGCTGCGGCTACTACGACGGCCGTCAGGTGCTGGCCGTCTGA
- a CDS encoding DMT family transporter — protein MAPLPVTARPVTAGTAVRRAPLLILTAAVLWGLLGILGKSAQAAGVSPLEVAFWRATLAGGLYALHAGVIRAPLPRGRDLWITAAFGVAGVSVFYGTYQLAVRAGGASLASVLLYTAPAFVAVMGWAFWRERLGWKELGAVVGTLLGIALISFGGGQGVTVSAPALGFGLAAGFTYSLYYLYGKAFFHRYAPPALLAVALPVGALGLLPLVHFSPKTLSAWISLLALSFFSTYLAYLAYSAGLRHLNATRASVIASLEPVVAAVLAAVLYAERLSPLALLGAALVIGAALALSLRSSEEPHPPVE, from the coding sequence GTGGCGCCGCTCCCGGTGACGGCTCGTCCGGTCACCGCCGGGACCGCCGTCCGCCGCGCGCCGCTGCTGATCCTCACGGCGGCGGTGCTGTGGGGTCTGCTGGGCATCCTGGGCAAGAGCGCCCAGGCGGCGGGCGTGTCGCCGCTGGAGGTCGCGTTCTGGCGCGCGACCCTGGCGGGCGGCCTGTATGCCCTGCACGCGGGCGTGATCCGCGCGCCACTGCCGCGCGGGCGCGACCTGTGGATCACGGCTGCCTTCGGCGTGGCCGGCGTGAGCGTGTTCTACGGCACGTACCAGCTCGCCGTGCGGGCGGGCGGCGCGAGCCTCGCCTCGGTGCTGCTGTACACCGCGCCCGCCTTTGTGGCCGTGATGGGCTGGGCCTTCTGGCGCGAGCGCCTGGGCTGGAAGGAACTGGGGGCCGTGGTGGGCACGCTGCTCGGCATCGCGCTGATCAGCTTCGGGGGCGGGCAGGGCGTGACCGTCAGCGCGCCCGCGCTGGGCTTCGGGCTGGCCGCGGGCTTCACGTACTCGCTGTACTACCTGTACGGCAAGGCCTTCTTCCACCGCTACGCGCCGCCCGCGCTGCTCGCGGTGGCCCTGCCGGTGGGCGCGCTGGGGCTGCTGCCGCTGGTGCACTTCTCGCCCAAGACGCTGTCCGCGTGGATCAGTCTGCTGGCCCTGTCGTTCTTCAGCACGTACCTCGCGTACCTGGCGTACAGCGCGGGCCTGCGTCACCTGAACGCCACACGTGCCAGCGTGATCGCCAGCCTGGAGCCGGTGGTGGCGGCGGTGCTGGCCGCCGTGCTGTACGCCGAACGCCTGTCCCCGCTGGCCCTGCTGGGCGCCGCCCTGGTGATCGGCGCGGCCCTGGCCCTCAGCCTGCGCAGTTCCGAGGAACCGCACCCGCCGGTCGAGTGA
- a CDS encoding DUF4127 family protein, whose product MRPASLLASVLLLSGVAGAQTLIPLDSRPATRVLPALIAGLEGGAPHVPPSDLLGTAQRGADPLALGAWLEVQPVDGPLVVALDAVAYGGLVQSRTSALTVPEALARLELVRAWHARTDQPVYAFITLPREPDATDRARNLEVVRAMIGWAREGVFAELHVTWDDALPGSPSPAEGAALAQDAPANVRVYPGADEVLSMLAARALSPRGRTLRVEYSDPGAAQAVMRYEGIPLTQSAVNHAHASGFEVTESGPADLTLYVYNGGDARRAAIRVSSLLRAGPVAVADVAQVNTGNPRLWADLSTLRQTANLEALAAWGTPGNNLGSALAHAKLALDGASAVRQDALLAREYANDVIYSARVRALLRRALPESALAGQDAQAQLLTLAKEFFPLRVGNEYTLKDAFLPWGRSFEWEFDLTPDAQP is encoded by the coding sequence ATGCGGCCTGCTTCCCTGCTCGCGTCCGTCCTGCTGCTGTCCGGCGTGGCCGGCGCCCAGACCCTGATTCCGCTGGATTCCCGTCCGGCCACGCGGGTGCTGCCCGCCCTGATCGCCGGGCTGGAGGGCGGCGCGCCGCACGTGCCGCCCTCCGACCTGCTGGGCACCGCGCAGCGCGGCGCCGATCCGCTGGCGCTGGGCGCGTGGCTGGAGGTGCAGCCGGTGGACGGCCCACTGGTGGTGGCGCTGGACGCCGTGGCCTACGGCGGACTGGTGCAGTCGCGCACGAGCGCCCTGACGGTCCCCGAGGCGCTGGCCCGGCTGGAGCTGGTCCGGGCGTGGCACGCGCGCACGGACCAGCCGGTGTACGCCTTCATCACGCTGCCGCGCGAGCCGGACGCGACGGACCGGGCGCGCAACCTGGAGGTCGTGCGGGCCATGATCGGCTGGGCACGCGAGGGGGTCTTCGCGGAGCTGCACGTCACGTGGGACGACGCGCTGCCCGGCAGTCCGTCGCCGGCCGAGGGAGCCGCGCTGGCGCAGGACGCACCGGCGAACGTGCGGGTGTACCCGGGCGCAGACGAGGTGCTGTCGATGCTCGCGGCCCGCGCCCTGTCACCGCGCGGGCGCACGTTGCGCGTGGAGTACAGCGACCCGGGGGCCGCGCAGGCGGTCATGCGCTACGAGGGCATTCCGCTGACGCAGAGCGCGGTGAACCACGCGCACGCCAGCGGCTTCGAGGTCACCGAGTCCGGCCCGGCCGACCTGACGCTGTACGTGTACAACGGCGGCGACGCGCGCCGGGCGGCCATCCGCGTCAGTTCTCTGCTGCGCGCGGGGCCGGTGGCGGTCGCGGACGTGGCGCAGGTGAACACCGGCAATCCGCGCCTGTGGGCAGACCTGAGCACGCTGCGCCAGACCGCCAACCTGGAGGCGCTGGCCGCGTGGGGCACGCCGGGCAACAACCTGGGCAGCGCGCTGGCGCACGCGAAGCTGGCCCTGGACGGCGCGAGCGCAGTCCGTCAGGACGCGCTGCTGGCCCGCGAGTACGCCAACGACGTGATCTACAGCGCCCGGGTGCGCGCGCTGCTGCGCCGGGCCCTGCCCGAGTCGGCGCTGGCCGGACAGGACGCGCAGGCGCAGCTCCTGACGCTGGCGAAGGAGTTCTTCCCGCTGCGGGTGGGCAACGAGTACACCCTGAAAGACGCCTTCTTGCCGTGGGGCCGCTCCTTCGAGTGGGAGTTCGACCTCACGCCGGACGCCCAGCCCTGA
- a CDS encoding ABC transporter ATP-binding protein, translated as MTAAPLPTLHVEQLSRIYPSGDGQVQALAPLTHTFPPGLTAVVGPSGSGKSTLLNLLAGFDTPTTGTVSVGGTVLTTLTETQRADFRLKHYGFVFQNHNLVSILTALENVEFPLMLAGMPVRERTDRARALLALVGLEKRAGHLPSQLSGGEAQRVAIARALAGNPELLLCDEPTGNLDSRTGELVLGQLQDAARQGRTVVLITHDREIAALADHHLQVRDGVVSAVD; from the coding sequence ATGACCGCCGCGCCCCTTCCCACCCTGCACGTCGAGCAGCTCTCGCGCATCTACCCCAGTGGCGACGGGCAGGTGCAGGCCCTGGCCCCCCTGACGCACACCTTCCCGCCGGGTCTGACCGCCGTGGTCGGCCCCTCGGGCAGCGGCAAGAGCACCCTGCTGAACCTGCTCGCCGGCTTCGACACGCCCACCACCGGCACCGTCAGTGTCGGCGGCACGGTCCTGACGACCCTGACCGAGACGCAGCGCGCCGACTTCCGGCTCAAGCACTACGGCTTCGTGTTCCAGAATCACAACCTCGTGAGCATCCTGACCGCGCTGGAGAACGTGGAGTTTCCGCTCATGCTGGCCGGGATGCCGGTACGTGAACGCACCGACCGTGCCCGCGCGCTGCTCGCCCTGGTCGGTCTGGAGAAACGCGCCGGGCACCTGCCCTCCCAGCTCTCCGGCGGCGAGGCCCAGCGCGTCGCCATCGCCCGCGCCCTGGCCGGCAATCCCGAGCTGCTGCTGTGCGACGAACCCACCGGCAACCTGGACTCCAGAACCGGCGAACTGGTGCTCGGCCAGCTCCAGGACGCCGCGCGGCAGGGGAGAACGGTCGTGCTGATCACCCACGACCGCGAGATCGCCGCGCTGGCCGACCACCACCTGCAAGTCCGGGATGGCGTCGTGAGCGCGGTGGACTGA
- a CDS encoding aminopeptidase yields the protein MTAPTASAPALTFDEKLRNYARLAVRVGLGVTPGQRVLVQAPVDTAPLARVIVREAYAAGASFVDVRWDDDDVVLARFELAPDGTFETLSRWRVDAELETANAGGAVIAIRATDPNLLGGVDQARVAAYQKALATYRRPYSQQVMTNRLNWNLISAPIPGWAQLMFPDASAETAVEQQWDAIFAATRADQPDPVALWHEHLAHLKRRRDVLTAKQYHALHFRGGDTDLTVGLAQGHIWGGGAADTPGGITFTANIPTEEVWTAPHRERVDGVVVSTKPLSYQGVLIDGIRIEFREGRIVSASAKQGQDALTRMIETDEGSHRLGEVALVPASSPISRSGLFFFNTLYDENAASHIAIGSAYRFNVRGGVDMTLEDFLATGGNDSLTHVDWMIGSAQMDVDGVAKDGTREPVMRAGEFVI from the coding sequence ATGACCGCCCCAACCGCGAGCGCCCCGGCGCTGACCTTCGACGAGAAACTCCGCAACTACGCCCGGCTGGCCGTGCGCGTGGGCCTGGGCGTCACGCCCGGCCAGCGCGTGCTGGTGCAGGCCCCGGTGGACACCGCGCCGCTGGCCCGCGTGATCGTGCGCGAGGCCTACGCGGCGGGCGCGAGCTTCGTGGACGTCCGCTGGGACGACGACGACGTAGTGCTGGCCCGCTTCGAGCTGGCGCCGGACGGCACCTTCGAGACCCTGAGCCGGTGGCGGGTGGACGCGGAGCTGGAAACCGCGAACGCGGGCGGCGCCGTGATCGCGATCCGCGCGACCGACCCGAACCTGCTGGGCGGGGTGGACCAGGCGCGCGTGGCGGCGTACCAGAAGGCCCTGGCCACGTACCGCCGGCCGTACTCGCAGCAGGTCATGACCAACCGCCTGAACTGGAACCTGATCAGCGCTCCCATTCCCGGCTGGGCACAGCTGATGTTCCCGGACGCCAGCGCCGAGACGGCCGTCGAGCAGCAGTGGGACGCGATCTTCGCGGCGACCCGCGCCGACCAGCCGGACCCCGTGGCGCTGTGGCACGAACACCTCGCGCACCTGAAGCGCCGGCGGGACGTGCTGACCGCCAAGCAGTACCACGCGCTGCACTTCAGGGGCGGCGACACCGACCTGACCGTGGGCCTCGCGCAGGGTCACATCTGGGGCGGCGGCGCGGCCGACACGCCCGGCGGCATCACCTTCACGGCGAACATCCCGACCGAGGAGGTCTGGACGGCCCCGCACCGCGAGCGGGTGGACGGCGTGGTGGTCAGCACCAAGCCCCTGTCGTACCAGGGCGTGCTGATCGACGGCATCCGCATCGAGTTCAGGGAGGGCCGTATCGTGAGCGCGAGCGCCAAACAGGGTCAGGACGCCCTGACGCGCATGATCGAGACCGACGAGGGCAGCCACCGCCTGGGCGAGGTCGCGCTGGTGCCCGCGTCCAGCCCCATCAGCCGCTCGGGCCTGTTCTTCTTCAACACCCTGTACGACGAGAACGCCGCGTCGCACATCGCCATCGGCAGCGCGTACCGTTTCAACGTCCGGGGTGGCGTGGACATGACGCTGGAGGACTTCCTCGCCACGGGCGGTAACGACAGCCTGACGCATGTGGACTGGATGATCGGCTCCGCGCAGATGGACGTGGACGGCGTGGCGAAGGATGGCACCCGCGAGCCGGTGATGCGCGCGGGCGAGTTCGTGATCTGA